The following proteins are encoded in a genomic region of Pseudodesulfovibrio mercurii:
- a CDS encoding nucleoside recognition domain-containing protein — protein MAKLFTTLKAIFHETVDACLQLFKIMIPVLVLVKILQEFGLIKYLAWPLEPVMGVLGLPAEMGLVWATTLINNIYTGMIVLASFTGDAPLTSAQATVLGVLMLVAHGLPVETAIADRSGARFLFQCCVRMAGAFVLAWLLHLIYSATGTLSGPAVMLFKTDPTAGTGSIAAWALGQVRNLASIFCIIFTLITIMRVLRAVGAIDLMNRVLRPVLDLIGIGPKASAITVIGLTMGLSYGGGLIIGEARNGALSREDVFYSLTFMGLCHSLIEDTLLIILIGGHLSGVLWGRLLFAVLAMAAIVQIVRHVPERVRTAYLWADK, from the coding sequence GTGGCGAAACTGTTCACGACCCTCAAGGCCATCTTCCACGAAACCGTAGACGCCTGCCTGCAACTGTTCAAGATCATGATTCCGGTGCTCGTCCTGGTCAAAATCCTCCAGGAATTCGGCCTGATCAAGTACCTGGCCTGGCCCCTGGAGCCGGTCATGGGCGTGCTCGGGCTGCCCGCCGAGATGGGGCTGGTCTGGGCCACCACCCTGATCAACAACATCTACACCGGCATGATCGTCCTGGCCTCGTTCACCGGCGACGCGCCCCTGACCTCGGCCCAGGCCACGGTCCTCGGCGTGCTCATGCTCGTGGCCCACGGCCTGCCCGTGGAGACCGCCATCGCGGACCGCTCCGGGGCGCGCTTCCTGTTCCAGTGCTGTGTGCGCATGGCCGGGGCCTTTGTCCTGGCCTGGCTGCTCCACCTGATCTACTCGGCCACCGGCACCCTGAGCGGCCCGGCGGTCATGCTCTTCAAGACCGACCCCACGGCCGGGACCGGCTCCATAGCCGCCTGGGCCCTGGGCCAGGTCCGCAACCTGGCGTCCATCTTCTGCATCATCTTCACCCTGATCACCATCATGCGCGTGCTCCGCGCCGTGGGGGCCATCGACCTCATGAACCGCGTCCTGCGGCCCGTGCTCGACCTCATCGGCATCGGGCCCAAGGCCTCGGCCATCACCGTCATCGGCCTGACCATGGGGCTGTCCTACGGCGGCGGGCTGATCATCGGCGAGGCCCGCAACGGGGCCCTGAGCCGGGAGGACGTCTTCTATTCCCTGACCTTCATGGGCTTGTGCCACTCGCTCATCGAGGATACCCTGCTGATCATACTCATCGGCGGGCACCTGAGCGGCGTGCTCTGGGGACGGCTCCTGTTCGCCGTGCTGGCCATGGCCGCCATCGTCCAGATCGTCCGCCACGTGCCCGAAAGGGTGCGCACCGCCTACCTGTGGGCCGACAAATAA
- a CDS encoding RidA family protein, with translation MSDIQLIHTDKAPAAVGPYSQATAVNGTLYVSGQLGIIPSEGKLAEGFKAQTRQALENLKAILEEAGSSLDKVMAVDVFIMDMGRFADLNAIYAEYFSAHKPARAAVQVAALPLGGLVEFKCTAVID, from the coding sequence ATGTCCGATATCCAGCTCATCCACACCGACAAGGCCCCGGCCGCCGTGGGTCCCTACTCCCAGGCCACCGCCGTGAACGGCACCCTGTACGTGTCCGGCCAGCTCGGCATCATCCCGTCCGAAGGCAAGCTGGCCGAGGGCTTCAAGGCCCAGACCCGCCAGGCCCTGGAGAACCTGAAGGCCATCCTCGAAGAGGCCGGATCGTCGCTCGACAAGGTCATGGCCGTGGACGTGTTCATCATGGACATGGGCCGGTTCGCCGACCTCAACGCCATCTACGCCGAGTACTTCTCCGCCCACAAGCCCGCGCGCGCCGCGGTCCAGGTGGCCGCCCTGCCCCTGGGCGGACTGGTCGAGTTCAAGTGCACGGCCGTCATCGACTAG